The following coding sequences lie in one Microbacterium sp. XT11 genomic window:
- the ligD gene encoding non-homologous end-joining DNA ligase has product MASDRVTLTVVDPDGEREVVLSSPNKEVWPEPGITKAELAEYFQLVSGPFLEANGNRPVSLQRFRDGIDSEGFFSKNPPKGTPDYVDAVMVTYNSGRKHPQIVLNRPSAIVWAAQMNTIVFHPWASLAGDPDNPVELRIDLDPQPGTDFADAVPAAHALREVLREAGLEAFVKTSGNRGLHVFAPIVPTHEFLDVRHAVIAAGRELERRMPDQVTTNWWKEERGERVFVDFNQANRDRTMAGAYSPRALPAATVATPVHWDELDADLDPVQFTVRSIPRRLEEVGDPWAGRQDSPGRIDTLLEWWERDKANGLGELPFPPEFPKMPGEPPRVQPSKKVAANWDENGNPIED; this is encoded by the coding sequence GGGCATCACGAAGGCGGAGCTCGCGGAGTACTTCCAGCTCGTCAGCGGGCCGTTCCTCGAGGCCAACGGGAACCGCCCGGTGTCACTGCAGAGGTTCCGCGACGGAATCGACAGCGAGGGGTTCTTCTCCAAGAACCCGCCGAAGGGCACGCCCGACTACGTCGACGCGGTGATGGTCACCTACAACAGCGGGCGCAAGCATCCGCAGATCGTGCTCAACCGCCCGAGCGCGATCGTCTGGGCCGCGCAGATGAACACGATCGTCTTCCACCCCTGGGCCTCGCTCGCCGGCGACCCGGACAACCCCGTGGAGCTGCGCATCGACCTCGACCCTCAGCCGGGGACGGATTTCGCGGATGCCGTGCCCGCCGCACATGCGCTGCGCGAGGTGCTGCGCGAGGCGGGGCTCGAGGCGTTCGTGAAGACGAGCGGCAACCGGGGCCTGCACGTGTTCGCGCCCATCGTGCCGACGCACGAGTTCCTCGACGTGCGGCACGCGGTGATCGCCGCCGGCCGTGAGCTGGAGCGCCGGATGCCGGATCAGGTCACGACGAACTGGTGGAAGGAGGAGCGCGGCGAACGCGTATTCGTCGACTTCAACCAGGCCAACCGCGACCGCACGATGGCCGGCGCGTACAGCCCTCGGGCCCTGCCGGCGGCGACCGTGGCGACGCCGGTGCACTGGGACGAACTCGATGCCGACCTCGACCCGGTGCAGTTCACCGTGCGGAGCATCCCTCGCCGCCTGGAGGAGGTCGGAGACCCCTGGGCAGGCAGGCAGGATTCGCCGGGTCGCATCGACACGCTGCTGGAGTGGTGGGAGCGCGACAAGGCGAACGGGCTGGGCGAGCTTCCGTTCCCGCCGGAGTTCCCGAAGATGCCCGGCGAGCCGCCTCGTGTGCAGCCGAGCAAGAAGGTCGCCGCGAATTGGGATGAGAACGGGAACCCGATCGAGGACTGA
- a CDS encoding ATP-dependent DNA ligase, with protein sequence MRYEIPAPMLAKAAASVPDPAKTPGGLLFEPKWDGFRGLIAWDGEAVEIGSRGAKPLTRYFPELVEAIPSLLAGPCLLDGEIVVATGPDGAQRLDWEALSQRIHPAASRVAKLSAETPAMFIAFDLLAEGDDDLRHLPFEQRRARLEGLMSGVGHPLHLTRTTRDRDAAVRWLAEFEGAGLDGVVAKPLDQPYAPGKRTLIKIKHARTADVVALGYRVHKSGSGVGSLLVGLYDSDGVLRQVGGVAAWSDARRKELVEELAPLVERDESGAAVTGEGERSRFSGAKDVSFVRLRPERVLEVRYDQLEGARFRHTVQFERWRPDRDARTCTYEQLDTVAGYDLADVLA encoded by the coding sequence ATGCGCTACGAGATCCCGGCTCCCATGCTCGCGAAGGCGGCGGCATCCGTTCCCGACCCCGCCAAGACACCGGGCGGGCTGCTGTTCGAACCCAAATGGGACGGCTTCCGCGGGCTCATCGCGTGGGACGGCGAGGCCGTCGAGATCGGCTCGCGTGGCGCGAAGCCCCTCACCCGCTACTTCCCGGAGCTGGTCGAGGCCATCCCCTCGCTGCTCGCCGGCCCCTGCCTGCTCGACGGCGAGATCGTCGTGGCGACGGGCCCCGACGGCGCCCAGCGGCTGGACTGGGAGGCGCTGAGCCAGCGGATCCACCCGGCGGCGTCGCGCGTGGCCAAGCTCTCGGCCGAGACGCCAGCGATGTTCATCGCCTTCGATCTTCTGGCCGAAGGCGATGACGATCTGCGGCATCTGCCGTTCGAACAGCGCCGGGCCCGGCTCGAAGGGCTCATGAGCGGCGTCGGACATCCGCTGCACCTCACCCGGACGACGCGCGACCGCGACGCGGCCGTACGGTGGCTCGCCGAGTTCGAGGGCGCGGGGCTCGACGGCGTCGTCGCGAAACCGCTGGACCAGCCCTACGCACCCGGCAAGCGCACGCTCATCAAGATCAAGCACGCCCGGACAGCCGACGTCGTCGCGCTCGGCTACCGGGTGCACAAGTCAGGGTCCGGCGTCGGCTCTCTGCTCGTCGGGCTGTACGACTCCGACGGCGTGCTGCGTCAGGTCGGCGGGGTGGCGGCGTGGAGCGACGCCCGCCGGAAGGAGCTCGTGGAGGAGCTCGCGCCGCTGGTCGAACGCGACGAGTCCGGCGCGGCGGTCACCGGCGAGGGCGAGCGCTCGCGGTTCAGCGGGGCGAAGGACGTCTCGTTCGTGCGGCTCCGCCCCGAACGCGTGCTCGAGGTGCGGTATGACCAGCTCGAAGGAGCACGGTTCCGGCACACCGTGCAGTTCGAGCGCTGGCGTCCGGACCGCGACGCGCGCACATGCACGTACGAGCAGCTCGACACGGTCGCCGGCTACGATCTGGCCGACGTCCTCGCCTGA
- a CDS encoding phytoene desaturase family protein, translating into MARATIIGSGPNGLSAAVALARAGYDVRVLEAAPTVGGGVRTAASTLDGFRHDVCSAVPPAALASPFFRAFGLADRVDWIVPEISYAHPLDGGRAGIAWRDIERTAEGLGRDGAAWLSLLRPLSTRIEGVVDFTGNQMIRMPAAPVTAIRYALRMLQEGTPLAAKSFRSEEAAGLIAGVLAHANTPLPSLAGAAAGLLLAAQAHAGGWMYPRGGAQRIADALVDDLRAHGGVIETGSPVADLAELDWGDPRRGDILLLNTSPRLALSLPDLPARYRRAIEAYRYGPAAAKVDFALDGPVPWTNPDVARSPTVHIGGTQAEVWASENAVARGIVSERPYVLAVQPSVLDPSRAPEGKAVLWSYIHVPHDSGIDAAELITQQVERFAPGFRDRILATHSVPASAREAVNPAEIGGDILGGSFTIAQALRRPTWGIAPWRTPARGVYLASASTPPGPGVNGMAGWHAARTALADAGTPATLDELFR; encoded by the coding sequence ATGGCACGAGCGACCATCATCGGATCCGGTCCGAACGGACTCTCGGCGGCCGTCGCGCTCGCCCGCGCAGGGTACGACGTGCGCGTGCTGGAGGCCGCGCCGACCGTCGGCGGCGGCGTCCGGACCGCGGCGAGCACGCTCGACGGCTTCCGGCACGACGTGTGCTCGGCCGTGCCCCCCGCCGCTCTGGCCTCCCCGTTCTTCCGCGCGTTCGGGCTCGCCGACCGGGTCGACTGGATCGTCCCCGAGATCTCCTACGCGCATCCGCTCGACGGCGGCCGCGCCGGCATCGCATGGCGCGACATCGAGCGCACGGCCGAGGGCCTCGGCCGGGATGGGGCCGCGTGGCTCTCGCTGCTGCGCCCGCTCAGCACCCGCATCGAGGGCGTCGTCGACTTCACCGGCAACCAGATGATCCGGATGCCGGCCGCCCCGGTCACCGCCATCCGGTACGCCCTGCGGATGCTGCAGGAGGGCACTCCGCTCGCCGCGAAGTCCTTCCGCTCCGAGGAGGCGGCCGGGCTCATCGCCGGTGTGCTCGCTCACGCGAACACGCCCCTGCCGTCCCTCGCCGGTGCGGCCGCGGGACTGCTGCTGGCCGCACAGGCGCATGCCGGGGGGTGGATGTACCCGCGCGGCGGCGCGCAGCGCATCGCCGACGCTCTCGTCGACGACCTCCGCGCCCACGGCGGCGTGATCGAGACGGGCTCGCCGGTCGCCGACCTCGCCGAGCTCGACTGGGGCGATCCCCGCCGCGGCGACATCCTGCTGCTCAACACGTCCCCGCGCCTCGCGCTGTCTCTCCCCGACCTCCCCGCACGGTACCGCCGCGCGATCGAGGCGTACCGCTACGGTCCGGCCGCCGCGAAAGTCGACTTCGCCCTCGACGGGCCGGTTCCGTGGACGAACCCCGACGTCGCCCGCTCCCCCACCGTGCACATCGGCGGCACGCAGGCGGAGGTGTGGGCGAGCGAGAACGCCGTCGCCCGCGGGATCGTGAGCGAGCGGCCCTACGTGCTCGCCGTGCAGCCCTCCGTGCTCGACCCCAGCCGGGCTCCCGAGGGGAAGGCGGTGCTCTGGTCGTACATCCACGTCCCGCACGACTCCGGCATCGACGCCGCCGAGCTCATCACGCAGCAGGTGGAACGGTTCGCCCCCGGTTTCCGCGACAGGATCCTCGCGACGCACTCGGTACCGGCATCGGCACGCGAGGCCGTCAATCCCGCTGAGATCGGCGGCGACATCCTGGGCGGTTCGTTCACGATCGCGCAGGCCCTCCGCCGCCCGACGTGGGGCATCGCGCCGTGGCGCACGCCGGCGCGCGGCGTCTACCTCGCATCGGCGTCCACCCCGCCGGGTCCGGGCGTCAACGGCATGGCGGGATGGCATGCCGCCCGCACGGCGCTCGCTGACGCGGGGACACCTGCCACGCTCGACGAGCTCTTCCGCTGA
- a CDS encoding SDR family oxidoreductase has protein sequence MPSTTAVHPIPRLDDQRVVVTGASDGVGLGIARRLAAAGAEVVMPVRNPAKGEAAMERIRHDVPDARLSLRELDLSRLDSVAALGRTLSDEGVPIRILIANAGVMTPPTRQETADGFELQLGANHLGHFSLVAHLMPLLRAGRARVTSQVSVAASRGRINWDDPNWTRSYDGMAAYRQSKIAVGLFGLELDRRSRAEGWSITSTLSHPGVAPTNLLAARGDLGRTSDTSGRRVIGALSRRGILFGTPESAGEPALFAAASPDAEPGTLYGPSGLGHLGGAPGAQPLYRPLRDAAAAARLWDLSEELTGVRVGR, from the coding sequence ATGCCGAGCACGACAGCCGTTCACCCGATTCCCCGCCTCGACGATCAGCGCGTCGTCGTGACCGGTGCCAGCGACGGTGTCGGGCTCGGCATCGCCCGCCGGCTCGCCGCCGCGGGGGCCGAGGTCGTGATGCCGGTCCGCAACCCGGCGAAGGGCGAGGCCGCGATGGAGCGCATCCGGCACGACGTTCCGGACGCGCGGCTGAGCCTGCGGGAGCTGGACCTGTCGCGGCTCGACTCCGTCGCCGCGCTGGGACGGACCTTGAGCGACGAGGGCGTGCCGATCCGGATCCTCATCGCCAACGCCGGCGTGATGACTCCACCGACGAGGCAGGAGACCGCCGACGGATTCGAACTGCAACTGGGCGCCAACCACCTGGGGCACTTCTCCCTCGTGGCACATCTCATGCCCCTGCTGCGCGCCGGGCGGGCGCGCGTGACCTCGCAGGTCAGCGTCGCCGCGAGCAGGGGCCGCATCAACTGGGACGACCCGAACTGGACGCGCAGCTATGACGGCATGGCCGCCTACCGTCAATCGAAGATCGCTGTCGGGCTGTTCGGGCTGGAGCTCGACCGGCGCAGTCGCGCGGAGGGCTGGAGCATCACGAGCACGCTCTCGCACCCCGGCGTCGCGCCCACCAACCTGCTCGCCGCACGCGGCGACCTGGGCCGCACCTCCGACACGTCCGGTCGGCGCGTCATCGGCGCGCTCTCACGTCGCGGCATCCTCTTCGGCACCCCGGAGAGCGCCGGAGAACCGGCGCTGTTCGCCGCCGCGTCACCGGATGCCGAGCCGGGAACCCTCTACGGGCCGAGCGGCCTCGGGCACCTCGGCGGCGCTCCCGGAGCGCAGCCGCTCTACCGTCCGCTGCGCGACGCCGCGGCCGCCGCACGTCTCTGGGACCTCTCGGAGGAGCTGACCGGGGTGCGCGTCGGCCGCTGA
- a CDS encoding acyl-CoA dehydrogenase family protein yields the protein MSTEATPFPGERVSSYDVTGRQDSDYYAVFADIPAADREAWDRAKAYIDEVGPRMAEAWDRGEYPLDVARRMGEMDLVVDGIEHPSLTRLSPLAAGLVNMEISRGDGSLGTVLAVQGGLALRTLALFGSPEQQDRWLTALADGSVLGSFALTEPDHGSDSVSLETVARRDGDHWVIRGAKKWIGNGASGGITFVWARVNDADAEEHGAVRCFLVEQDTPGYTGTPIRGKASLRAIHQAHIVLDDVRVPLDAVLPGTHSFKDASTVLYATRSGVAWSALGHATACYEAALAYAKERVQFGKPLAKFQMVQERLTHMLEDLTAMQLYCRRLADLESAGELRPTQASLAKFHNTRAARRIAAIARDLLGGNGILLENGVMQHMADIEAIHTYEGTESVQALLLGRDITGLSAFA from the coding sequence ATGAGCACCGAAGCCACCCCCTTCCCGGGCGAGCGCGTCTCGTCGTACGACGTCACCGGACGGCAGGACAGCGACTACTACGCCGTCTTCGCCGACATCCCCGCCGCCGATCGCGAGGCCTGGGACCGCGCGAAGGCGTACATCGACGAGGTCGGGCCGCGCATGGCCGAGGCGTGGGACCGCGGCGAGTACCCCCTCGACGTCGCGCGCCGCATGGGCGAGATGGACCTGGTCGTCGACGGCATCGAGCATCCGTCCCTCACGCGTCTGTCGCCTCTGGCAGCCGGACTCGTGAACATGGAGATCTCACGCGGCGACGGCTCGCTCGGCACGGTGCTCGCCGTGCAGGGCGGCCTGGCGCTGCGCACGCTCGCCCTCTTCGGGTCGCCCGAGCAGCAGGACCGATGGCTCACCGCTCTCGCCGATGGCTCGGTGCTCGGCTCGTTCGCGCTCACCGAGCCCGACCACGGCTCCGATTCGGTGTCGCTCGAGACGGTCGCCCGGCGCGACGGCGACCATTGGGTGATCCGGGGCGCGAAGAAGTGGATCGGCAACGGCGCCTCCGGCGGCATCACCTTCGTGTGGGCACGGGTGAACGACGCGGATGCCGAGGAGCACGGCGCCGTCCGGTGCTTCCTCGTCGAGCAGGACACCCCCGGCTACACGGGCACCCCGATCCGCGGCAAGGCGTCCCTCCGCGCGATCCACCAGGCGCACATCGTGCTCGACGACGTGCGCGTGCCCCTGGATGCCGTGCTCCCCGGCACGCACAGCTTCAAGGACGCCTCGACCGTGCTCTACGCGACCAGGTCGGGGGTCGCGTGGTCGGCTCTGGGCCACGCGACCGCGTGCTACGAGGCGGCGCTCGCGTACGCGAAGGAGCGCGTGCAGTTCGGCAAGCCGCTGGCGAAGTTCCAGATGGTGCAGGAGCGCCTCACCCACATGCTCGAAGACCTCACGGCGATGCAGCTCTACTGCCGTCGCCTGGCAGACCTGGAGAGCGCCGGCGAGCTTCGGCCGACGCAGGCCTCGCTGGCGAAGTTCCACAACACCCGGGCCGCCCGCCGCATCGCGGCGATCGCGCGCGACCTGCTCGGCGGCAACGGCATCCTGCTCGAGAACGGCGTCATGCAGCACATGGCTGACATCGAGGCGATCCACACCTACGAGGGCACCGAGAGCGTGCAGGCGCTGCTCCTGGGCCGCGACATCACGGGCTTGAGCGCCTTCGCCTGA
- a CDS encoding TetR/AcrR family transcriptional regulator, translated as MRDTTEPRSAVVAAALELFQTQGFDQTSVEQIAKAAGVSRSTFFRQFGGKEDVVFADHEVLLEQLREFLAEGHDDPWGAVCAASESVFSHFARDPELARRRYQVVRRVPVLREREIITVFRYERLFDDYLRSALPGVDPLDAVGFAALVTAVHNHVLRQLLRGKKKVPLSTLQAALADVRRRYGVPADAAAAAPDDVVVAVFPRSMPIAEVTRRLRTQLD; from the coding sequence ATGCGAGACACCACAGAACCGCGCTCCGCCGTCGTCGCCGCAGCGCTCGAGCTGTTCCAGACGCAGGGCTTCGATCAGACCTCCGTGGAACAGATCGCGAAGGCCGCCGGCGTCTCGCGGTCGACCTTCTTCCGCCAGTTCGGCGGCAAGGAGGACGTGGTCTTCGCCGACCACGAGGTGCTGCTGGAACAGCTCCGCGAGTTCCTCGCCGAAGGGCACGACGATCCTTGGGGCGCCGTGTGTGCAGCATCCGAGTCGGTGTTCTCCCACTTCGCGCGGGATCCCGAGCTCGCCCGCCGCCGCTATCAGGTCGTGCGCCGGGTGCCGGTGCTCCGCGAACGCGAGATCATCACGGTGTTCCGCTACGAGCGGCTGTTCGACGACTACCTGCGCAGCGCACTCCCCGGAGTCGACCCGCTCGACGCCGTCGGCTTCGCTGCGCTGGTCACGGCGGTGCACAACCACGTGCTGCGCCAGCTGCTTCGCGGCAAGAAGAAGGTGCCGCTCTCCACGCTGCAGGCCGCGCTCGCCGACGTCCGGCGCCGGTACGGCGTTCCCGCGGATGCCGCGGCCGCGGCGCCCGACGACGTCGTGGTGGCGGTGTTCCCCCGGTCGATGCCGATCGCCGAGGTCACGCGGCGCCTCCGCACGCAGCTCGACTGA
- the sucC gene encoding ADP-forming succinate--CoA ligase subunit beta — MDLYEYQARDVFEKYGVPVLAGIVADTPEEVKAAAEKIGGVVVVKAQVKTGGRGKAGGVKVAKTPDEAYEAAKAILGLDIKGHVVKRVMVAQGARIAQEFYFSVLLDRANRSYLSLCSVEGGMEIEQLAVEKPEALARVEVNPLTGIDKDKAVEIARAANFPEDLVEKVSDVFVKLYEVYKGEDATLVEVNPLVRTEDGDIIALDGKVTLDDNASEIRHPEHEELEDKQAADPLEAKAKANGLNYVKLDGEVGIIGNGAGLVMSTLDVVAYAGENHGGVKPANFLDIGGGASAEVMANGLDVILGDPQVKSVFVNVFGGITACDAVANGIKGALETLGSTASKPLVVRLDGNRVEEGRAILAEYAHPLVTLAATMDEGADKAAELANA, encoded by the coding sequence GTGGATCTGTACGAGTACCAGGCACGAGACGTTTTCGAGAAGTACGGAGTGCCGGTCCTCGCCGGCATCGTCGCCGACACCCCTGAGGAGGTGAAGGCAGCCGCTGAGAAGATCGGCGGAGTCGTCGTCGTGAAGGCCCAGGTCAAGACCGGTGGTCGCGGCAAGGCGGGCGGCGTGAAGGTCGCGAAGACCCCCGACGAGGCGTACGAGGCGGCCAAGGCGATCCTGGGTCTGGACATCAAGGGCCATGTCGTCAAGCGCGTGATGGTGGCGCAGGGCGCTCGCATCGCGCAGGAGTTCTACTTCTCCGTGCTGCTCGACCGCGCCAACCGGTCGTACCTCTCGCTGTGCTCGGTCGAGGGCGGCATGGAGATCGAGCAGCTCGCGGTCGAGAAGCCCGAGGCGCTCGCGCGCGTCGAGGTGAACCCGCTCACCGGCATCGACAAGGACAAGGCCGTCGAGATCGCCCGTGCGGCGAACTTCCCGGAGGACCTCGTCGAGAAGGTCTCCGATGTGTTCGTGAAGCTCTACGAGGTCTACAAGGGCGAGGACGCCACGCTCGTCGAGGTCAACCCGCTCGTGCGCACCGAGGACGGCGACATCATCGCGCTCGATGGCAAGGTCACTCTCGACGACAACGCGTCGGAGATCCGCCACCCCGAGCACGAGGAGCTCGAGGACAAGCAGGCCGCCGACCCGCTGGAGGCGAAGGCCAAGGCCAACGGCCTCAACTACGTCAAGCTCGACGGCGAGGTCGGCATCATCGGCAACGGCGCGGGTCTCGTCATGTCGACGCTCGACGTCGTCGCGTACGCCGGCGAGAACCACGGCGGCGTGAAGCCGGCGAACTTCCTCGACATCGGCGGCGGCGCGTCGGCCGAGGTCATGGCGAACGGCCTGGACGTCATCCTCGGCGACCCGCAGGTGAAGAGCGTGTTCGTCAACGTCTTCGGCGGCATCACCGCCTGCGACGCCGTCGCGAACGGCATCAAGGGTGCGCTCGAGACCCTCGGCTCCACTGCATCGAAGCCGCTCGTCGTGCGCCTCGACGGCAACCGCGTCGAAGAGGGTCGCGCGATCCTCGCCGAGTACGCGCACCCGCTGGTCACGCTCGCCGCCACGATGGACGAGGGCGCCGACAAGGCCGCCGAGCTCGCGAACGCCTGA
- the sucD gene encoding succinate--CoA ligase subunit alpha: MSIYLNKDSKVIVQGITGGEGTKHTALMLKAGTQVVGGVNARKAGTTVSHTDKDGNPVELPVFGSVAEAMKETGADVSIAFVPGAFTKDAMIEAIDAEIPLLVVITEGVPVGDSAEAWAYAKSKGNKTRIIGPNCPGIITPGEALVGITPANITGKGPIGLVSKSGTLTYQMMYELRDLGFSTAIGIGGDPVIGTTHIDALEAFEADPETKAIVMIGEIGGDAEERAAEYIKAHVTKPVVGYVAGFTAPEGKTMGHAGAIVSGSAGTAQAKKEALEAAGVRVGKTPSETAALMREIVEAL, from the coding sequence ATGTCGATCTACCTCAACAAGGACTCCAAGGTCATCGTCCAGGGCATCACCGGCGGCGAGGGCACCAAGCACACCGCGCTCATGCTGAAGGCCGGCACGCAGGTCGTCGGCGGCGTGAACGCCCGCAAGGCCGGCACCACGGTCTCGCACACCGACAAGGACGGCAACCCCGTCGAGCTGCCCGTCTTCGGCTCCGTCGCCGAGGCCATGAAGGAGACCGGCGCAGACGTGTCTATCGCCTTCGTCCCCGGCGCCTTCACGAAGGACGCGATGATCGAGGCCATCGACGCCGAGATCCCGCTGCTCGTGGTCATCACCGAGGGCGTTCCGGTCGGCGATTCGGCCGAGGCATGGGCCTACGCGAAGAGCAAGGGCAACAAGACCCGCATCATCGGCCCGAACTGCCCCGGCATCATCACGCCCGGCGAGGCGCTCGTCGGCATCACGCCGGCCAACATCACCGGCAAGGGCCCGATCGGCCTCGTGTCGAAGTCGGGCACCCTGACGTACCAGATGATGTACGAGCTGCGCGACCTCGGCTTCTCCACCGCCATCGGCATCGGCGGCGACCCGGTCATCGGCACCACGCACATCGACGCGCTCGAGGCGTTCGAGGCCGACCCCGAGACCAAGGCGATCGTCATGATCGGCGAGATCGGCGGCGACGCCGAGGAGCGCGCTGCCGAGTACATCAAGGCGCACGTCACCAAGCCGGTCGTCGGCTACGTCGCCGGCTTCACGGCTCCCGAGGGCAAGACGATGGGCCACGCCGGAGCGATCGTCTCGGGCTCGGCCGGTACCGCCCAGGCGAAGAAGGAGGCCCTCGAGGCCGCCGGCGTCAGGGTCGGCAAGACGCCGTCCGAGACCGCTGCGCTCATGCGCGAGATCGTCGAAGCACTCTGA
- a CDS encoding TetR/AcrR family transcriptional regulator, whose product MPRASAAEAAATARRILSVAAEHFSAHGYAAASVDDIARAADVTRGAVYHHYSSKPGLFAAVARAQQQEVADAIVAATEGSGPEPALRVGSHAFLDAITAGAAARVLLVDGPAVLSWEDWRRLDADGPAAELRTGLAEAGVAAPGLDALTAALSGAMNELALWLSERPTDAAARGYAHDALDRLLDAVLGS is encoded by the coding sequence ATGCCCAGAGCATCGGCCGCCGAGGCCGCAGCGACCGCCCGCCGGATCCTGTCGGTCGCCGCAGAGCATTTCTCCGCCCACGGGTACGCCGCAGCGTCCGTCGACGACATCGCGCGCGCCGCCGACGTCACGCGCGGCGCGGTGTACCACCATTACTCCTCGAAACCCGGCCTCTTCGCCGCCGTCGCCCGCGCACAGCAGCAAGAGGTCGCGGACGCGATCGTGGCGGCGACGGAGGGAAGCGGCCCTGAACCCGCGCTCCGCGTGGGCAGCCACGCGTTCCTCGATGCGATCACGGCCGGCGCGGCCGCGCGTGTGCTCCTGGTCGACGGCCCCGCTGTGCTGAGCTGGGAGGACTGGCGGCGCCTCGACGCCGACGGTCCGGCCGCGGAGCTGCGCACCGGCCTCGCCGAGGCTGGCGTCGCCGCTCCCGGGCTCGACGCCCTCACCGCGGCCCTCTCCGGCGCGATGAACGAGCTCGCGCTCTGGCTCTCCGAGCGCCCGACGGATGCCGCGGCGCGCGGCTACGCGCACGACGCGCTCGACCGGCTGCTCGACGCGGTGCTCGGCTCCTGA
- a CDS encoding VOC family protein: MRIASFYPVLMVEDVAASADFYRDVLGFETTFEADWYVSLRFEGGELAILDRTHETIPQGFREPVRGLLLNVEVPDAAAEHRRLVAERGLPERLTLRVEDFGQRHFIVEAPGGVLLDVIEPIEPSAEFAAAYA; encoded by the coding sequence ATGCGCATCGCCAGCTTCTATCCGGTGCTGATGGTGGAGGACGTCGCCGCCTCGGCGGACTTCTACCGCGACGTGCTCGGATTCGAGACGACGTTCGAGGCGGACTGGTATGTGAGCCTGCGGTTCGAGGGCGGAGAGCTCGCGATCCTCGATCGCACGCACGAGACGATCCCGCAGGGCTTCCGCGAGCCGGTGCGGGGCCTGCTCTTGAACGTCGAGGTTCCGGATGCCGCGGCCGAGCACCGGCGCCTGGTGGCAGAGCGCGGTCTCCCCGAGCGCCTCACGCTGCGCGTCGAGGACTTCGGCCAGCGCCACTTCATCGTGGAGGCGCCGGGCGGCGTGCTCCTCGACGTGATCGAGCCGATCGAGCCGTCGGCGGAGTTCGCAGCCGCCTACGCCTGA